A single genomic interval of Saccharothrix saharensis harbors:
- the rimP gene encoding ribosome maturation factor RimP — protein MSSPPRGELAAQLAPVVREAVEAIGFDLELLDVNQAGRRRLVKVVVDGDEGIGLDEVAQASRAVSAALDAHEHLIAGPYTLEVTSPGADRPLTRPRHWKRNRLRLVKVKQPEQVEWFGRVGEADDTGVVLLVKGELRRVEYRTIERAVVEVEFKQPPVEELALLEGKHPKEESE, from the coding sequence ACCCGTCGTGCGCGAGGCGGTCGAGGCGATCGGCTTCGACCTCGAGCTGCTCGACGTGAACCAGGCTGGGCGTCGCAGGCTGGTCAAGGTGGTCGTGGACGGCGACGAGGGGATCGGCCTGGACGAGGTGGCGCAGGCCAGCCGCGCCGTGTCCGCCGCCCTCGACGCGCACGAGCACCTGATCGCCGGGCCGTACACCCTCGAGGTCACCTCGCCCGGCGCGGACCGCCCGCTCACCAGGCCGCGCCACTGGAAGCGCAACCGGCTGCGCCTGGTGAAGGTCAAGCAGCCGGAGCAGGTCGAGTGGTTCGGCCGCGTCGGCGAGGCCGACGACACGGGCGTCGTGCTGCTGGTCAAGGGCGAGCTGCGCCGCGTCGAGTACCGGACGATCGAGCGCGCCGTCGTCGAAGTCGAGTTCAAGCAGCCGCCGGTCGAAGAGCTCGCGCTCCTCGAAGGCAAGCACCCGAAGGAGGAGTCGGAGTGA